TCAGACGTGTTGACATTTGATTCTGCAGCGTCTCAGTCTCGGAGGTCCCCAGGTGTCTGCTGCAGCTTGGTGACAGAGAAGTGAACCCCCCCCCAGGACCAGATATTTCCTAAATTTATCTGAACTGTAACAGGAAAAGGAAACTTGTTTCTTGTAAAGGTTAGACTCGCATAATTTTCACATCTTTCTCAAAACAATAGTCATGTCTCATACATATTTTGTTAGATTGATTTGCCAAATTTAAAGAagaatttgtttctttttgtcattcAGACTTCTGGAGATTCATTAACTTGAGTGTTTTGTAAAGAAAGACGGTTATGAACTTCTGTCCTCAATCTTCTGGAGATTTCAAGGAATTGTTCTCTTACTGGAGCGAGGTGAATAATTAATTTATTCTTGTGTATTTCCATGTTACCAATTTCTATTTTACTCCACTTaaattatttgacattttttatcaaGTTATTTCTCATATTCAGATTATAAATACATCGGAAGAAAAACTAGTGATCAAATGACATCAGCACCACCTATATGTGctgaagaaataaatgaatattaatCTAATATGTATTATATgcatcatgaaaacatttcttttggttctttttttctttcaatccTGAAGGCTAACttcatatttttgcattttatcaGGAGTGCgactctatgtgtgtgtgtgcgtgtacttGTGTGCATGTTAAACATACATTATGGGGACATAATTCTGAAACGTATTCAAACTGTGGGGACCTTTTGTaccaaaggggaaaaaaatttCCTCATACTGAAATCAATTTAATTTTAGGGGAAGACTTGGTTAAAGGTGTCATATCCTCTGAAGGGATTGCAacactagtgtgtgtgtgtgtgtgtgtgtgtgtgtgtgtgtgtgtgtgtgtgtgtgtgtcagtcagcctgtcagtctgtcagtcagtttgACATCTGCTGACAAGCTTTTAAAGCTTCACatctgtttgttgtctctgatcATAAAACTTTGATGTCCATCAGGTGACTTTGTGGAGACACCAAGGACACTCTTGAGTCAGTCTTCATCATACTAACAAGTTTGTTGTAGTTTAGTTTTAAGCTTTGGTCTGGTTTCTAGTAGTTATATGAACAACTAGTTACTTAGTGATTTCATCCCTTGATAGTATTTTTTTGAGTCTAAGACCATCTGTAGCTGACGTGACTTCAGGTCTTTGAGTATTTTAGTTAGTTACTTACAGTGTCTTGCTTGTTTATTGTAATGTCTTCTGTGTGAAGTCTGGGGTCACCGACAAAAAGTAAGCTGTAGCAAAATTGCCAGaagtccacaaacacacactccttaaAAAGCTAATTATTTATCATAAAAACTTTATTCGGAGAAGGAAGAAACTCATCATATAAAATCCTTCCTTGTCAGTTGTGTAATGTAGATATTTTACTGATCCTCTGAATGCTTTGCTCCTCAGACTGCAGCTTTTTCACAGCAAATATCAAGCTAAAACAAACTTTGCAGTCatcaaatgtagaaaaataaaatcctcacAAAGGAATGACACATGATGATGAACAGAGACAATAGAGACAATAGACACTAAATCAACAGTCAGCAGCGTCTCTTGCAGCTGTAAAAATTTGTGCAGCAGTAGCGTCCTTATCGGGCGCTCTTGGAGCAGCAGCCTCGAAGGAATTTCTTGAAAAAGTTTCTGAACTCAGTGTTAAAGACGGTGTAGATAATAGGGTTGATGGCGCTGTTGACATAGCCGAGCCACGTCACCACGCTCATCATGGCCGGTGGGACGTTGCAGTCCTGACAGCGGGCTCGCAATGTATGGAGGACAAAGAAAGGTGTCCAGCAGAACAGGAAGGCACCTGCAGAAGGAGGAGAGATAGAGGAATCATAGATTAGGtgagtttctcttttttgttagTCAGGTATTTCAGGTTTATTTAGCTTCATCCAGCCAACCCTGTAAGGGTGGGAAATAAAACCAATGTGGAAAGTCCTAAAACTGCAGTTActgagtggccacttgaggcttgaTCCAAAAGCAGTCAGTCTCTGTTAGGCCCCGTATCAAAATGCTAaaatttacagcagaaataactaTGTTTACAGCCTAACAGCTTTTGTCTCAATGGCCCTGTTCACATCTTGCATCAACATCCATCCTGGGTAAGCTGATAACAAGTGGATATACTTAATGCTAggtcagtcagacaactcaggTTAGCattgtttcaaatatttatttcagcaGCAGAACAAAGTTTGAATGTGGATCATCACTCCTcgcagatttattttaaatgcagtaATTGAGGAGTGATGACACAATGTCTGTAACCCcagagcctgcaggtggatgctggggtggtgGGGGTATTTAAGTGCAGCACTGGTACAAGACAGTAAAGCAATTACAGGGAGACACCAGAAAGCTTGCTGCTTAAATAGACCTGCTCAGTTGGGAGGATGTGTGTTGTTGGCGGTAGTGTGGTGAGTTTAGTTGCTCATTTAATTGCCTTAGAAAAATTAAGAGATTTGGTTGAACACAGCCAACTCACCACTTGCTTTCCCTTACAGACACTTATCCTGTGATGGCACAGACTTTTTGGAGCACTTTGGGTATCGTATATTTCAGTATCATGCTGATGGATTAGCTAGTGACCTAATTGGAACTCTTCATATGGGGTAGCTGTTAATCCATGACATTTACTGTTCACCCTACATCGTGACATAATCTGTTCCTTGAGAAGAAGGAAATCCTGAGATGTTGCTCTCTGGTTGGGATGAAAGTTGCATTATTTTGTTTATAGTTTAGTTGAATACTCctttctgattggtcagattaaATGTCAAGGCATGGACGAACAGCTGTCCTCAGACTCAGCCATCGTTACCACAGATATGTTTGAACTTCCTTGGTTCAAACTTGTAGGATGATCAGTACAGACTTGGATTTAAATGCATACAAACTATTAACCTTTCAGgctcatttttgtcttttttttttttcagacatcaGTAATTCTCTAAATGCTTCCATGCCAAACACTGAGTTTGCCTCATGAGCCATCAGGTGAGCAGTTGCAGATTGATGAGAACTACCTGCACACTGAAAATTGTGTCTCACCAGCTTTGCGTAATAATTGGATTTCAGATTAAGGAGCTGCAGGATTAGCTACTGTGTGCTAAAGGGAAGCACTTCTGCGCATTAGAACCAACACTGGTTGCTATTAATAGTTCAACCTTTTGTTAAAGTGGCTCTGAACAGACATCAGAGGTAGAGGTCAGGCATCCAAATACCAGATACATTatcaataatgtgttttttttttcttcttccaataacttaatttaaatgtttgtgaaatAATCTTCCAAGAGTGACCAAATGTGGCTGTTAGCTAACGGTTCTTTagtcctgttttcttttggagGTCAAGCGAAATAGAGGGTCAAACTTCAGCTGCCCTTGTAATGATAGCAATTTTATTGTGAGACATTTTGGCATCAAGGCCCAGGTCCTTTGTAGTGAAGATCATTATATTGATCATTATTGAGCTTCATTAGCCTGCAGCCTTTTGATTTTTCAACATTactcactttttctctcttttttctttttgcaccaCAGTAAACATATTACTGTCAAATTACCAGACTTCTTTCTGTGGGTTGAAAGATTACAAGTAGTCATGAGAGCTATAACTGCCCAATCAGGGTCTCCATCGTAAGGACCATGCCATGCTATACAAGGCCATGAGATGCCATGCTATACGCTGCAATGCAATGAAGGAAATGTCtgaagagaacatttgttttgatctgaaaatctgctctgaaagtggCATTAGAAgcctttaaaaaaggaaaagtgaacTCACCCACGACCACAGGAAGCACCTTCATGGCCTTCCTCTCTCGGCTGTTGATCTTAGCCGTCTTCCTCCTGCGTGGTTCAGGGTTGAACTTGATCTCTGCTAAGCTAACTGTTCGCACGGGGCCGTCAATGTACACCGACGGGTTGAAAGGCCGATCTTGATCGTCCGGTGTATCCGTAAGTTCTCGCTCTATGATGGGCGGGAGAGGCGGTGGCAGTGAGGCCAGCGGTGGCAGCGAAGCGGCAGCCTCCTGCAGTTTGCGGCAGGCTTGGATGCTGTTCCTCAGTTTGGCTTTGCGCGCCTCCTCCCAGCGCCGCAGGCCACGAAACATGCCGCAGTACAGGAACAGCATGATGGGACAGGGGATAAAGAAGGAGCACACGGACGAGTACAGGACGTAGTCGTCATTCTCTAGTTTACATTCCGTGGGGTCGCGACCCGGCACGTTGTTGATGCCGAACATGACGGGTGATGCCACCGCCAGAGCCAGGATCCAGGTGGCTGATAAAAGCACCGTCTGACGCAGGTCCACGTGCTTCCTGTTGTAGTTCAGAGGGATCAACACGGCGATGAAcctgaaacaacacattttggAAAAAGATCTATAAATGCAGtatataaaatgtatgtttttaagTATAGTTATGTCCTTATTCCTTCCCACGAGAACTATCCAACATTCCTTCCGGGAAGTTCAGTTGGGAATTCGCATGAATGTCAGAAAACATTTGGGCATATTTGTGTAGAATTTGTTGAAAATTTCAGGGTTTTCAGGaatttttcagattttctttttttttatttttacttttgggATTATTAATAAGGATTTTTTTGGAATACTTCGGGAGGGTAGAAATTGTTGCCTTTTCAGAAACATACTGGAATTTTCCTCAGGATTTTGAACAAAAATAGTTAAACAAAAAGTTCCCCATGGACTTCTATTCAGCACAGAGAAATGTTGTGTAGGTTTGTCGGGAATATTCATGGATTTTAGAaaacttaaacattttttgCAGAAACTTTAGGAAGGTTTCcattgtttttgctttcttaACTTTTACCTGAAATTTGCAGAAACCTTTGGTATTTTCTATCAGGAATTTCAAGAAAGTATTCACAAAAAAGTTTGCCATTTTTATAAGCACTGAGAAATGTTAGTAGGTAATACTTAATCGTAAGATTGAGCAGCATGTGTGAAGCCTGAGAGGTCAAACTCAGGGCAAGAAAAGTTGAGTTTCTCAACTTTATACAACAGCTTTCATACATTCATGAGGCCTGAAGTGGCTCACATATTCAATACCATACAGATGGAAAGCTTTAAAGCAAAAAGTGAAAGCAGTACAAGACATtttgacagacaaacaaaattaACTATCAACAAATAATGTCactaatgacaaaaaaaacatgctttaagATACAAAAACTCAGACTATAACATTACTTCTAATtaaaagacagatttaaattcctttaatctttaatttctttttaaGGCTTAACATTAAACATTCTGAATATTCAAATTGCAACAACCATCTATCCATTATCTATAACGCTATTCCTATCCTGAGAGAGAGCATTTACTTTGGTTTTAAAATCTGCTACTAAAGTCGCATTGTCTTACTTAGGGtacttaataaaaaatacagagcAGAAAGGCGCTCCAGTCTGTGCTTTTTTGGTACATTTGAGAATGGTGTGAAAAGAAAAGCGGTGAAGAACTTTTGTGATCtgtaacaaacaaaataaagtaaatctttgATGCATCGGGTGATAGATTCAAGATTCTGCTTATTCTCACCATGATAAAAAATGTAAGCATGGGAGCGAAATGTCATTCTTCTCAAAACAGACgcatacataaaaacaagaacaagattAATGCTAAAAACAGTAACATTACAATATGAAAAAAACCCCTTTataattgattttaaaagaTCAAGGATGCCTGTGCTGTGTCTAATACATTAGGGTCATGTGAGTCATTTTCTGACTTTTGTGACGCTCGAGTTAGAGGGAAGTTACAACAATCAATACAGACTTGTGATAAAAGCATGACTTGATGTTTCAGAATTTTCCTGACTTAAAAACAATGTGGCTTTGACCCGTGGACCTTGATGAATATCAAGTTGAATTTTGTTCTTTCAGGCCTCTGAGGATTGAGTGCAGGTTTTTCTCTGGATAGTTAGGTTGTTTCCTCATTATTTCAGTTTCTTCAAAAGATGATTTGTTTAATGACGGCCTCCGCTGAGTGAAACAACATGTTCTATCCAATTGAAAACTCCTCCAATGTGAACTGTACAGAACAATGTTCACAGATATTTGAGTTTAAAGATCAACCTGAACATGAATAATTGGGAAGaacaagctttttttaaatcacgtCAATGGAGTTCATCCTGTGAAGAAGATGGATAGTCATGTCAAAGTTTTATCAGTCATCTTGAGACATTTATCTTTGATGTCAGTgttagatggatggacagacagcTCTGGTAAAAGCGTAGTGACACAGCTAGCtttgaatcaaattaaattgATCTTGGAGCCCTGACCTGCATCTTTattatgtgtttctgtttgaccAACAGAAAACTTAGCTGTTAAACTTTGTTGTAAAGAGTCTGGCTTCATGTGTTCAGAAttttattctgacttttttctttgtcaaataTTTTTCAATCTTGTTGTttccatcaatcaatcttaaTTTTTGTACAGCGCCAGttaaatttcttttttttttatctcaagacgctttacaacGAAAGCAGGTCCAGGCAGTACccttaattatatttttaacagaGATCCAACATTACAGGCTAAGCATGgagattccgccaccagggggctctcactcaaaacaataacaaaagatgacggcgaggctggcggggaaacatgggagttctctctgcccTCCATCACCCATGAAAACGAACTCTGTGATGACTATAGTCAAGAC
This genomic interval from Labrus mixtus chromosome 4, fLabMix1.1, whole genome shotgun sequence contains the following:
- the drd4a gene encoding dopamine receptor D4a, with protein sequence MASNLSTAAAAASAPEAVAREHNLPALVFGVLLIVVIICGNMLVCLSVFSEKALKTTTNYFIVSLAVADLMLAVLVLPLFVYSEFEGGVWTLSTTVCDGLMTMDVMLCTASIFNLCAISIDRFIAVLIPLNYNRKHVDLRQTVLLSATWILALAVASPVMFGINNVPGRDPTECKLENDDYVLYSSVCSFFIPCPIMLFLYCGMFRGLRRWEEARKAKLRNSIQACRKLQEAAASLPPLASLPPPLPPIIERELTDTPDDQDRPFNPSVYIDGPVRTVSLAEIKFNPEPRRRKTAKINSRERKAMKVLPVVVGAFLFCWTPFFVLHTLRARCQDCNVPPAMMSVVTWLGYVNSAINPIIYTVFNTEFRNFFKKFLRGCCSKSAR